The Prevotella melaninogenica region GCTTTAGTCCTTGCTGCTGTTGATTAAGCGGCATAGAGAAAAGTCCTTGAGAAGTGGCAACAAAGAGCGTACCGTCTGCTATATCAATATTATATGGAGAGTATCGGCTTCCTTTGCTTGGAATCTCAAAGGTAACCTTATGGACAAGCGTGTCGGCAGCTATGTTCCATAGCTGCAAACCGGCATTACGTGATGCGATCCATATTTGGTCAGATTGGTTGGGGTCGCGTTCAATGTCATAGATGCGGTCAAGTCCAGTGTAAAAACGCTTTCTGTCTTGTCCGTTAACATGCCATATAACACCCGTCTCACCGCCTATCCAGTATCCTTTTTTATCTATAGACAGTGTTGACAAGCGGTCATCATAGTGAAATTCCCGCTCAGATAACGACCGTGAAGTAGTTGTTTCCTTGCAGCTTGTGATGATAAATAATAGTATCAAGCAAAGGCAGCTACTAAGAAAATGTTTCTTTATCCCTATCCCAAGTTTAACACCCACTTTCGCCTAATTGTTACTGTCACCGTACTTTTCTCGTTTTTCTTATGGGCTCTGTGTCCTACAAATTTTATTCTTTTTGAATGGTAAGTGTTTTAAGTTCAACTTATCGTATATCTGTTTTGCTTGCTTCGAAGGACTACTACATTGGCGCATCTCGATGGTTTCACCTAATGGATTCTTCCCTTTTGTGGTGACGAGCTTTTGGGTACTCATACGTCGTACTATCTCGGTCCAGTAACAGGATTCTCCTTCTCGTTTTAATTGACAACGGATGGTGTTTACCACCCAGTAGGCTAATAAACCGAAGAAGAGGTGTGCGTCGCTTCGCTCATCTTTCTGATGATAGATAGGACGGAGGTTGAGATCATTCTTTAGTTGTCTGTTCGTACATTCTATTTCACGAATGAGATTGTAGTATTCCCATGTCACACGCTCAGAAAGTGTCCTGACATTGCTGCGGAGGAAATAGACTCCGTGACCAGATTCCATTGCCGAGAGGTCTTTTATCTCCCAGTCTACACGCAGCATCTCCTTGAGTATCTTCTCATTTTTTATGTAGCTTATCTGGTAGAATTTCGCTATAGAAGGGTACTTCTGTATGGCACGTCCTGTACGTTCAACAACCTTTTCATAGGTTTTTGTTCCACCTTTCTTGGAGATTCCATCGTTTATCCTCTGCAGTTCCATCTCAAAACGCTCTTTCCAAACCCTGTTCATGGACGACTCTGTCATAGCTTTCGAAGGAGATGTTATTTCGAGATAATAATCCTCATCATCCTCTGTCTTAACCTCTTTCAGCGTTATCTTCTGCCGACGGGCATCCATTACCGTAACACTCTTGTTATCATCACTGAGCGTATAGTCTTTCATTTTCGTACGGGATACGCAGAGATAATTGTAACCCTTTTTCTTTATTAGCTCCAAGTTCTCTTCCGTGGCAACACCTGCATCCATGACAACAAGCGTATCCTTGGTTCGTGATGGATTCCTCTTTGCCAGCGTATCAATCATATTGGGTAGAGACTTGGGATCTGCTGTATTACCCTCTAAGATAGAAGAATAACGTATAAAACCTTCTTGATTGATACATAATGCAAGTACAAGTAGCTTACAGTCAGAGCGTTTTTCTTTTGAACGACCGAACTTGGCTTTATCGCTATTACGCTTACTACCCTCGAAATAGAAGTTGGTTAAGTCGAAGAGCATCAACTTGTTGTCTATATTAAAGATATCGTCAGTAACGCTGCACAGATGACGCTCTAACTGTTCCTTTAGTTCATACAACTTGTCAGTGATTTTATACAGAGAATTGATCCCTGGTGTCCAGCCAGGAACTCCACTGTAAAGTTCGCCAGCAGCTGAGTTATCGCGCAAATAATAATAAGATGAACGTTCAGAGACTGCATATACCGTGCGAACAATCAATGCTGACAAAGCCGTGTGTATCGCATTCTCCGTCCAGCCGTTTTTGCGCAGAAAACCCTCTAACTGCAGCTTGTCTATCGTCTGCTTGCAGAGCCACTCTGCACCAACATTCCTTGCGTCAGTATAGTTTGCCGTCTCGAGGTCAATGTAGTTCTCATATTTTCTCAGCGACTTCTGCTCTTCCTTATTAAACCGATCGATTCCACCTTCTTTCTCCATACGGCTCCACCATTCGTCAGCCTTTGCCTGTTCAATAGGAGTAAGTCCCTCAAGGCGTTCTTTGAAAAGCGAGGGTGTACTTCTGGTTTTGAAGCGTTCGGTAAGAGCGTATGCAATTTTTCGAACCTGTACAGCAGTAAGTGAAGGTTCAAAACCTATGTTCAACAGAATTAGCGAATGTACATGACCCTGCACGTCACGATATGACTCCTTGATGCGATAATAAGGAGCCATGTCGCCTGTGGCAGGGTTGAATCGTGTCTGTACATTTGCGTGCATGAGTGCAAAGTAACAAAATATTTTTGATATGGCTGTGTCCTACAAATCAGATTTTACTCCTCGTTACAATACCCTATACTTGATTATCAATCATTTATCAAATTGATACTACACAAAACATCCCGAAAATTTATGAAAAATAATTTTGCCGGTTAAACTTGGGCTATGTTATATCTTGTAGTCATTAGATTCTACTTTGTCTGCAAAGATAACGAAATACTCTGAGATAGTAACAGGATATCTTGTTTAGTTTGTGGAAAAGTTATGCTTCCGATGTGTTTCTCAGTGTGTTTTATCATAGAGTTTGCATGTTTAAAAATCTTTCGTGCTTTCGAAAGAGTTTTTATTAACGTCTTTTCGTGTCTTATAATGGGGATAATGCCTCCTTCTCTTACCATCTTCAATCAACGTATTGATGCTCCGCACATGTCGTGTTGATGCTCCGCACATAATGTGCTAAGGGTAAACACCAATGGTGTTGAGGCTGAATAGCCTTGTAATATCAACGATTGATTTGGATTAAAGCATTGTCATAAATGTATATTTTTCAGATGATTAAAGGCTGTGTTCTTCTTTGTATTTATATAAAAGAAAAGGGAATGTACTGTAACATCCCCTTTTTTATAATCGTTTATCTCTTATTGTTTTTCAAAATTCGCTGTGCACAGTCTGCTAATACAACTACGGCACCTGCTAAAATACATACGTCCTTGATGACAAGTCGACCTGCACCAGTTAGTAGCGGGAATCCATGTTCACCACTACCTAAGTCTGGAACCCAAACTTCAGGTGTCGTGACAAGGAAGGATAGTGTTCCGAATGTCATGATAATGACCAATCCAGAGCCTACAAAACCAACCTTTGGGAACCAAATACCTAATAGTGTCAAGATGCCAAATGACATGATTGCAATACCCAAGCCGTGTGAGAAAGTATAAGTGTTGTTTGCCTCATGCCACTCATGCTTAACCTTATCAAACTCACCCTCTTTGAGTTTGTAGTCCTTATATTCAGGTGCATCTTTTGCATAGAAGAAGCTCATAAATGGACTGTTAGCAACGAAAGGTACAATACCCTCTGCCTCATAGTTCCAGAACTTCAAACCACCAATCCATACGAAGATGATAAAGATAGCTATACGTATCAAATGAATACCTGTACCCTTCAGCGATGCTGCGGTATTAAGAACGAAATCTAATAATAATTTTACTTTATTCATAATCTGTTTTTTTATTGAATTTTATCTCTTGAATTTATACTTTGTGCTTGTGGAATTATCCTGCAATTTATAGATTAAGTTTAGTCTTACCCTATTTCTTTAATCTATTTTATCCCTATTATTTGGATTTGTCGGCAAAGATATATATTAATCTTCAAACCACAAAGAATTATATTGTATTTATTTCAAATAATGCTTCAAAAGACCTATTTATCATGCCTTTTATGCCTTAATTATCTGAAAAATACCATGTTTGTGGTATAATGATACTACTTTCCCCTTTATCAGCATGTTTCTGTATTATGTGTGTAAACAATGTGTATCTTTGTGGTATCTAAAACAACACCTTCTTCATACTCCCTCGCATATTCATTGTTGTGATTTGCTTGAAAATCTGTACCTTTGTGGTATCTAAAACAACATAGTATTAATTAAAATTATAGTCAAATGGTTGTGATTTGCTTGAAAATCTGTACCTTTGTGGTATCTAAAACAACAAACACAGAAGAATCACGAATACCAGCAGGGTTGTGATTTGCTTGAAAATCTGTACCTTTGTGGTATCTAAAACAACCATTTGAGGCAGGGGAATCAACGTTAGCAGGTTGTGATTTGCTTGAAAATCTGTACCTTTGTGGTATCTAAAACAACTAAGCGTTATTATCCGCTGCAACGCGAGCCGTTGTGATTTGCTTGAAAATCTGTACCTTTGTGGTATCTAAAACAACTGATAAAGAGAAAATAAACAATCAATATAAGTTGTGATTTGCTTGAAAATCTGTACCTTTGTGGTATCTAAAACAACTAAGAAGCAACTACCAAAGTACACGTACCCGTTGTGATTTGCTTGAAAATCTGTACCTTTGTGGTATCTAAAACAACTGGAGCAAGCGACAGAGTACCACGCAGGGTGTTGTGATTTGCTTGAAAATCTGTACCTTTGTGGTATCTAAAACAACCATTTGAAGCAGGAGAATCAATATTAGCGGGTTGTGATTTGCTTGAAAATCTGTACCTTTGTGGTATCTAAAACAACAAAAATAGCACAATAATAGACTATAAAACGGTTGTGATTTGCTTGAAAATCTGTACCTTTGTGGTATCTAAAACAACTTGCTTCCTCAGCTGATTTAATAGCATTTGGTTGTGATTTGCTTGAAAATCTGTACCTTTGTGGTATCTAAAACAACTTTAAGATGTTACGCTTATACTTCAATTTAGTTGTGATTTGCTTGAAAATCTGTACCTTTGTGGTATCTAAAACAACAACAGAACGCAGGCAGCACCACAACAAGCAGTTGTGATTTGCTTGAAAATCTGTACCTTTGTGGTATCTAAAACAACTTGTTTCGTAAAGATGGTCTTCCCACTTTTGTTGTGATTTGCTTGAAAATCTGTACCTTTGTGGTATCTAAAACAACTGGATAGTATGTATATTCTCTTTCTCGGCAGTTGTGATTTGCTTGAAAATCTGTACCTTTGTGGTATCTAAAACAACTTGCAATCTCTACACCGTACTTCTTTTCATGTTGTGATTTGCTTGAAAATCTGTACCTTTGTGGTATCTAAAACAACGAGTGCAGAGATATAGACCTGTCTTAGGGCGTTGTGATTTGCTTGAAAATCTGTACCTTTGTGGTATCTAAAACAACTACCTTGAGATATTCATAGATACGTCCACGTTGTGATTTGCTTGAAAATCTGTACCTTTGTGGTATCTAAAACAACTTGCTCAACAGGCAAGTTAACAATAGCGTGTTGTGATTTGCTTGAAAATCTGTACCTTTGTGGTATCTAAAACAACTAACTTGGTTGAATTGCTCAACAGGCAAGTAGTTGTGATTTGCTTGAAAATCTGTACCTTTGTGGTATCTAAAACAACTAACTTGGTTGAATTGCTCAACAGGCAAGTGTTGTGATTTGCTTGAAAATCTGTACCTTTGTGGTATCTAAAACAACGAAAGTAGCTGAAGCACGGTTAGCAGAAGTGTTGTGATTTGCTTGAAAATCTGTACCTTTGTGGTATCTAAAACAACTAGGGCAATTAAGAAAGCAACTCTTAATAAGTTGTGATTTGCTTGAAAATCTGTACCTTTGTGGTATCTAAAACAACTTATGTTAAATCAATAGACGAAATGAAATGGTTGTGATTTGCTTGAAAATCTGTACCTTTGTGGTATCTAAAACAACCTAACGATGATTGCCTACACCCTTACTGGTGTTGTGATTTGCTTGAAAATCTGTACCTTTGTGGTATCTAAAACAACCTGAGCACCAGCTAAAGGCTGCGAAATGGGGTTGTGATTTGCTTGAAAATCTGTACCTTTGTGGTATCTAAAACAACTGATATTGTTTAATTTATTGGCTAACAACAAGATATAAGTTTGTTATTCGAAAATAATTTGATACTACAAAGTGAAATCCCATTCGTTTAGAATGGGATTTTTTACTTTAATGACTATGCTGAGAAGGATAAGTTTTAAGTTGGTTAAGAGGATATTGAAAGCTTGTTTTTAATTGTTAGGGTATAAAGTTCAAAAAAGTTCTAATTGTTGTCCAGGTGCGTTAGGAGTTTGTTCTTTTTCGCCATAGTAGAGTTGAATGTTTGCAAATTGTTTATCTGTTATACAGAGTATTCCGACTTTTCCTAACTTTGGTAACATGGTTCGAACTCGTTTTATATGTACCTCTGCATTTTCCATACTTGCGCAATGGCGTACATAGATGGAAAACTGGAACATAGTGAACCCATCCTTGATAAGGGATTTTCGGAAATCACTATAGGCTTTTTTCTCCTTCTTTGTTTCCGTTGGGAGATCAAAGAATACAAGAATCCACATAATTCGGTACTCACTGAAGCGCTCAAAGCCTGTCATACTACTTTTACATTTCTGGGTAACTAATGCGTTTGCTTTCTCCTGCAAAACATCTTGCAAGCGAGGCTGTAGTTTGTTGGGCAGCAATCATTAAAGGACTGCGTTTGCCATTTATCACTACATCTAACATTGGAATACCGAGAAGTTGCATTTTTAAATCTCGTGTGATATCAGATATTTCTGAGTTGCATTGAATGATATCTAACACTAATTGATCGACATAAGGACGATAGGGTTCCATAATATCATCAGCAAGACAATAGGCGTTATACCTATTATGATGATGGATTCCCAAGGTTGGTAGCAATCCACTTCCTACTAAAGCTCGAGCGATTATGGCACGAAGAATAGCATAGCCATAGTTTAAGAGATTATTAGGAGGGGTTCCTTCTCTGTCTCTAACAAAGTTTGGATAATTTATAAAGAGGTTTTTCCAATAATAGGCTGCGGCTCTTGCTTCAAGGTTCTCAGGGTCTCCACTACGTACATCATTAGACCATACACGCATACAATTGGTTTCCTTATCTGTATTTGTCCGTAGCACATACTCTTGATTAAGAATCTTTTGTTTTATTGTCTGTTGCCAAAGCTGTTTCCGTAAAGGTAAAGATGCTTCTAATTGAGAGCGAAAGCGTTCGTTTTGTGTAGTGTTACCGCATAGTGGCAGAAGTAACCCTACTGGCATACTCTTTTGATTGCAAGTGATGACTGCACAGTTGTTCTCAAGTAAAGCCTCCATTACCCCAGAAGTTATGGTAATACGCCTATTGTCGAGGATTACCACCCCGATATCTTCTATCGGGATGGTGCGCTCTGCTTCTTTTTTTATAGCTTCAGGCAATGTCTTATTACTTTCTACTTCAGGTAGATGCAGAACTAATTGTGCATTTCGCAAACTTAAGTAGATTGGATTGCTGAAGCATAGAGTTTTCTTTATCATAGGCAATACTTTTACTTTATAATCTTATGTATGTTCCCTAATCGATCGACTTCAAGTTTCCAACAGACAGCTTTAATCATTTCGCCAGTGATTGATTTCTGATTCTTTGATTGTGGACTGCCTATTCCATATTCGTTCTGGATTATTTCATGATTACAGAAGTTTTCTGCAATCTTTTTATCTACATTGTAAATGAGGTTAGAAACTCTATGAGGGACAAAGTTTGCTGTTGTTCCACTAGAATCTACAAACTTATATATTTGTCCCATTTTAATTTCATTTTCTTCGTCTGTTTTAGGTACATATACTAAATCATTTGGAGAAAGATGAAACTTCAATGGTATACTTTTTTCATTCGCATCTGGAACAGGAGATAATCCTTGTTTCAATCGTTCTATAACCTCATTTAATGGGATGGTATTATATGAACGATTACCTTCTTTATCTTCGTAGATTGCAAAGTAAAGGTTTGTTCCTTTTTGTGCTTCAACAAACTTTGACCTTTTGTTGCCTGTTTCACCTACTTGGTATTTAGCTCCCTTAGGTTCTGAGACTCTAACTTTCAGAATAGGTTGGTGTTGTTTACCATTATTATATTCAGTGATATGCTTATTCATTTCAGCTATTCCTTCTGGAGTAAAGGCAATGTTTGGATCATTGTTTTTTGCTTTAAGGTAGTTGAGAAGAATCTTTTGGATACCAGTATCGGTAATGGTTGCAATGCGCTTAGTATCAAATGATGTGTCTACAGATTTGCGTGTAGCGACCATAGGCTCCTTTTCGTTACTGAACTGCCATACGTCAACCTTGTCTACAGATTTCATATTTAGACGATAGTTGATGCTTTTGAAATGTGCAAGTATTTGTTTCTTATTGAACTGTTTCGCTACTAATATGTTAATGTAGTCACGTAGTTCCTTGTCGCAGATAGCAGGAATCTTCTCAAGTGCATCCTTTAGTTTGATAGTAATTTTGCGCCGGAGATTAACTTGACCAAACACAGTCTCTTTATGCATAGGCTTTCTTATAGCCCACATATCTTGCCCTTTCTGCTCTGCTATTTCTTTCTTTCCATTCTTATCATACTTCTCGTAATAGTTTGTTGCCTTGTTGATGACACGGATATAATTCTTAAAGCTTACTACGACATTCTCAAGAGCTGTATGTGCATCTTGCGTGAAGGTCTCCCAAGGTTTTCGAATAATACGATTCTTATCACAAAGTTTCTTCCTCAAGTCTTCTCTCTTCTCTTGACTCTTGGCAGATTCATTATTGAGGTAGTTGATAATGTTATTTGATGCGCAGGCTATGACGAGTGCATCCATAGCGTGATGGCGATGGTCTATACGCTTCTTGCTAAAGTCCTTCTGTAGTTCCAAAGGTACAGATGTCTGGAATACTTGTTTCCCTTTTTTGTTCTCCCAACGTCCAAAGTTTTCTGTATTGGTGAGTTTGTTTAGTCGTTCAAAACGTGGATAAACGATGCTGTTCCATACATCATTCAGTCCCCAATCCTGTTTCAGTCGGTCCGTTATGCCTCCTGAACATGCGATAACAAACTTAGATTTTGCTTCTTGTTCATCTTCTTCACGTACAATATTAGAAAGGATTGCCATCACCTTCTTACTTATATATCGACTATCATTCATTTGACGATTAAGGAATTCCTGTGGTATGTCCTCCATTAAGAGTTTTTCCTTCTTACGTCTGTTGTTGGTATAATGCTCTGTTACGAAGTTATAATATTCTTTTGCATCAAGTAACTTCACATCCCCAATCATTGTACAGCGCACAATTTCGCCACCATGTTTCTTGATGAATTCGTAACCTAACATATTACTCTTAAGCTGATTTACTTCAGCTTCACAGATGACCTTATTTGTGAATGAATCATCAAAATATCGGCTCTGTGGGATAATATGTTCTATTTGATAAGCAGATGTGAATAGTTTTGACAGAGAAATAGGTTTACCTGTATAGGGTGAACAATACTTTTGTTCTAACCAAAGTCTGTATTTAAGTAATTCGTTTGCAGAAGGTTGTGCCATTTGAGAAATCTTAGAAATCTCATTATATTGGGCATCCTCTTTAGTTAATTCCTGCAAGGCTCCCTCCTCGTATATTCTTAGAATTTCCTGCTGCATAGGTGAGTATGGGCGTACATTCTCAAACTCTTTTGCGTTCTTCAGTTCCATTAAGAGACTCTTGATGCGCAGGTTGGTATTCTCATTCTGCATAATACTTTTAGACATACGTGCACGCTGGTCGGCAGTACTCTTCATACCCCTTCCTAACTCTATATGAATCTCATCAATGTGTCCTGCTTCCTTCCAAATATCGTGAACTGTTCTGAGAGTTTCAAGGATACACTGCTCAACAATAGGATTACGGAGTGAATGCTGCTTGAAGCCATTAATATAAGCCATCAAGTTTTCTGGCTTTGTCCACCGTTGTATATCTGTAGCTTCTGAGTGTTGTCCATATACAACATAGCACGCTAACCATTCAGGAAGTCCCTGAAAATCGGATAATTGACTGAAAGTACGACCCATTCGATCTTTTATCTTTTCGTCAATATCGCCTTTTATGATGTTTTGAATTCTATCTCTTGTCTGTTCGCAAATGTCAACCTCATTCCACAGATTCCCCATACGCATTACAGCCAATAATTTCTTTATAGCTTTCTCAGAATAAGCACCATATTCCTTCTTAAAAGGCTTTATCTTTAAGAAAGCATTTACAAAGTCATCATTATCAACAAGTTTTCTTAAGGCTCCTTCTGCTTCCTCCTTGGACTCAACGGAATAGAGGAGGTGCCAGAGTCGGTAGAATAGTTCCTTATCATCTAACCAACTATGATCTATACCAACTTTACCTAATGCTGTAAGTAGTTCGTGACGTGTTTCGTTGCAAGGGTATTTTTTCTCTTTGTCTTCAATATAGTTCCAACGGATAGGAAATTCCTTTTCCATACCCCTCTTTACTTTCTTTTGTTTGAAGAAGTCTTTCAATAGGGTCTCTTGATTAATGTCTTTTCTGTCATTGAGATATGTAAACAGTCTGGTGTAATCTTCCATAGAAGATAAATACTCAGAAGTGACTTCTTTATCATTATTTCTATCAAAGAGTCTGAGGTTGATGATAAATTGCCATAGTCGGAACTCCTGATAATAAGGATTTGACTTTGCAATACATTTGATACTCTGTCGTTTGTTTTCTCCAGTTTCCTTGATAACGTATTCGTAATACTCGTATGGGCAGTCTGCTATCAGTGACTTCTTACTTTTCAGCGGTCTTTGATAGAAAATCAAGTCTGTAATTAAAAGATATGTCATATCCTTCTTTATCAAACTATCTTGATGCGGCTTGTTGTTAGGATATAACTCCTTTATACAGGCTATAAGCGTATCTATGTCTTTTAATTCTTTCTGATGTTTTGATTGTTCACGTAGAATGGCTTCCAGTTC contains the following coding sequences:
- the cas2 gene encoding CRISPR-associated endonuclease Cas2, with translation MTGFERFSEYRIMWILVFFDLPTETKKEKKAYSDFRKSLIKDGFTMFQFSIYVRHCASMENAEVHIKRVRTMLPKLGKVGILCITDKQFANIQLYYGEKEQTPNAPGQQLELF
- a CDS encoding IS1634 family transposase, with product MHANVQTRFNPATGDMAPYYRIKESYRDVQGHVHSLILLNIGFEPSLTAVQVRKIAYALTERFKTRSTPSLFKERLEGLTPIEQAKADEWWSRMEKEGGIDRFNKEEQKSLRKYENYIDLETANYTDARNVGAEWLCKQTIDKLQLEGFLRKNGWTENAIHTALSALIVRTVYAVSERSSYYYLRDNSAAGELYSGVPGWTPGINSLYKITDKLYELKEQLERHLCSVTDDIFNIDNKLMLFDLTNFYFEGSKRNSDKAKFGRSKEKRSDCKLLVLALCINQEGFIRYSSILEGNTADPKSLPNMIDTLAKRNPSRTKDTLVVMDAGVATEENLELIKKKGYNYLCVSRTKMKDYTLSDDNKSVTVMDARRQKITLKEVKTEDDEDYYLEITSPSKAMTESSMNRVWKERFEMELQRINDGISKKGGTKTYEKVVERTGRAIQKYPSIAKFYQISYIKNEKILKEMLRVDWEIKDLSAMESGHGVYFLRSNVRTLSERVTWEYYNLIREIECTNRQLKNDLNLRPIYHQKDERSDAHLFFGLLAYWVVNTIRCQLKREGESCYWTEIVRRMSTQKLVTTKGKNPLGETIEMRQCSSPSKQAKQIYDKLNLKHLPFKKNKICRTQSP
- the cas1 gene encoding type II CRISPR-associated endonuclease Cas1 yields the protein MIKKTLCFSNPIYLSLRNAQLVLHLPEVESNKTLPEAIKKEAERTIPIEDIGVVILDNRRITITSGVMEALLENNCAVITCNQKSMPVGLLLPLCGNTTQNERFRSQLEASLPLRKQLWQQTIKQKILNQEYVLRTNTDKETNCMRVWSNDVRSGDPENLEARAAAYYWKNLFINYPNFVRDREGTPPNNLLNYGYAILRAIIARALVGSGLLPTLGIHHHNRYNAYCLADDIMEPYRPYVDQLVLDIIQCNSEISDITRDLKMQLLGIPMLDVVINGKRSPLMIAAQQTTASLARCFAGESKRISYPEM
- the cas9 gene encoding type II CRISPR RNA-guided endonuclease Cas9 (Cas9, originally named Csn1, is the large, multifunctional signature protein of type II CRISPR/Cas systems. It is well known even to general audiences because its RNA-guided endonuclease activity has made it a popular tool for custom editing of eukaryotic genomes.), with amino-acid sequence MKTILGLDLGTNSIGWAKVCVNDNGNYTREIKLGSRIIPMSQDTLSNFDKGVTESPTAARTGFRGIRRIRERALQRRERLHRVLHVMGFLPLHYENAIGWNREEATTYGKFLDNGEPKLAWERQEDGSMRFLFMDSFYEMMADFAKYQPGMVADGRKIPLDWTLYYLRKKALTQAIRKEELAWILLNFNQKRGYYQLRGEEEEENSTKHEEYYELKVVSVEAAEEGKGGNTWYNVTLENGWIYRRQSKIELNDWVGKVRPFIVTTEYEIDGVTIKKDKNGEVKRSFRAPSENDWGLRKKRTESLLEESGKTVGAFIYNHILSEPADKIRGNFIRTIERKFYKKELEAILREQSKHQKELKDIDTLIACIKELYPNNKPHQDSLIKKDMTYLLITDLIFYQRPLKSKKSLIADCPYEYYEYVIKETGENKRQSIKCIAKSNPYYQEFRLWQFIINLRLFDRNNDKEVTSEYLSSMEDYTRLFTYLNDRKDINQETLLKDFFKQKKVKRGMEKEFPIRWNYIEDKEKKYPCNETRHELLTALGKVGIDHSWLDDKELFYRLWHLLYSVESKEEAEGALRKLVDNDDFVNAFLKIKPFKKEYGAYSEKAIKKLLAVMRMGNLWNEVDICEQTRDRIQNIIKGDIDEKIKDRMGRTFSQLSDFQGLPEWLACYVVYGQHSEATDIQRWTKPENLMAYINGFKQHSLRNPIVEQCILETLRTVHDIWKEAGHIDEIHIELGRGMKSTADQRARMSKSIMQNENTNLRIKSLLMELKNAKEFENVRPYSPMQQEILRIYEEGALQELTKEDAQYNEISKISQMAQPSANELLKYRLWLEQKYCSPYTGKPISLSKLFTSAYQIEHIIPQSRYFDDSFTNKVICEAEVNQLKSNMLGYEFIKKHGGEIVRCTMIGDVKLLDAKEYYNFVTEHYTNNRRKKEKLLMEDIPQEFLNRQMNDSRYISKKVMAILSNIVREEDEQEAKSKFVIACSGGITDRLKQDWGLNDVWNSIVYPRFERLNKLTNTENFGRWENKKGKQVFQTSVPLELQKDFSKKRIDHRHHAMDALVIACASNNIINYLNNESAKSQEKREDLRKKLCDKNRIIRKPWETFTQDAHTALENVVVSFKNYIRVINKATNYYEKYDKNGKKEIAEQKGQDMWAIRKPMHKETVFGQVNLRRKITIKLKDALEKIPAICDKELRDYINILVAKQFNKKQILAHFKSINYRLNMKSVDKVDVWQFSNEKEPMVATRKSVDTSFDTKRIATITDTGIQKILLNYLKAKNNDPNIAFTPEGIAEMNKHITEYNNGKQHQPILKVRVSEPKGAKYQVGETGNKRSKFVEAQKGTNLYFAIYEDKEGNRSYNTIPLNEVIERLKQGLSPVPDANEKSIPLKFHLSPNDLVYVPKTDEENEIKMGQIYKFVDSSGTTANFVPHRVSNLIYNVDKKIAENFCNHEIIQNEYGIGSPQSKNQKSITGEMIKAVCWKLEVDRLGNIHKIIK
- a CDS encoding DUF417 family protein, which gives rise to MNKVKLLLDFVLNTAASLKGTGIHLIRIAIFIIFVWIGGLKFWNYEAEGIVPFVANSPFMSFFYAKDAPEYKDYKLKEGEFDKVKHEWHEANNTYTFSHGLGIAIMSFGILTLLGIWFPKVGFVGSGLVIIMTFGTLSFLVTTPEVWVPDLGSGEHGFPLLTGAGRLVIKDVCILAGAVVVLADCAQRILKNNKR